The Chthoniobacterales bacterium genome includes the window AGCTGGATGTCCCGGAGCGAACGACTGCCGCCGAATTGTTGGAGATGGTTTATGCCAGATCCCCGGCGTTGCGCAATTGGGACAAGAGCATTCTCGTGGCAAGCGGCGTCGAGTTCGTCGAGCGCGACTATGTTGTGCAACCAAATGACGAAATATCGATTATGCCGCCGGTTCAGGGCGGCTGAGCCTGAAAGCTTCAAGGAGCGGCGGTTTGAAACCGCCGGACGAAGAAGGGCGGTTTGGAAAGCGCCCCTCCTTGGTCCCTCAATCCCGGAAGTTCTTGAAGTTCGTGGCCACGCCGAAATCGCGGCCGCGGACGAACGCAATCACCGCCTGGAGATCGTCCCTCTTCTTCCCCGTCACGCGAATCTGCCGGTCCTGGAGTTGGCTTTGGACCTTGAAGTTTTGGGCTTTGATCGCCTGGATGATCTCCTTGGCCTTGTCTCCTTCGAGGCCCTGCTGAATTTTCAATTCCTGCCGGGCATGCCCCAGCGGTGAAATCGCTGGCTCAACCTGCTCGACATTTCGCAGATCGACGCCGCGCTTGCTCAGTTTCCCAACGACGATCTCGCGCAGGCCGCGCAAACGGGACGCGTCCTCGGCCGTGAGGGTGATCTTTTCCTTCTCCACCAGGATTTCGGCCGTTGTTCCCTTGAAATCGAACCGGGTCGCCAGTTCCTTGCGGGCTTGG containing:
- a CDS encoding YajQ family cyclic di-GMP-binding protein; its protein translation is MPSFDIVSEVDAQEMDNAVNQARKELATRFDFKGTTAEILVEKEKITLTAEDASRLRGLREIVVGKLSKRGVDLRNVEQVEPAISPLGHARQELKIQQGLEGDKAKEIIQAIKAQNFKVQSQLQDRQIRVTGKKRDDLQAVIAFVRGRDFGVATNFKNFRD
- a CDS encoding MoaD/ThiS family protein is translated as MKVRVQFFSRLRDLAGTAAIELDVPERTTAAELLEMVYARSPALRNWDKSILVASGVEFVERDYVVQPNDEISIMPPVQGG